DNA from Vibrio alfacsensis:
TGGTGGATTACGTGCAAGCTGAGCTTAAAGATGGTTCACGCACAGTGGTTGAGACCGAGCACTGGGTTGCTGTTGTTCCTTACTGGGCAGCGTGGCCATTCGAAACCATGCTACTGCCTAAAACGCACATTCGTCGAATGAGTGAGCTAACCGATGAACAACGTGATGACCTTGCGGTTGCAATCAAAAAGCTAACCAGCCGTTACGACAACCTATTCCAATGCTCTTTCCCTTACTCAATGGGCTGGCATTACGCGCCGTTCTTTGAAGAAGGTACCGATATCGACCACTGGCAACTGCATGCGTTGTTCTATCCGCCACTGCTACGTAGTGCAACGGTTCGTAAGTTCATGGTTGGCTATGAAATGCTGGCAGAAAGCCAACGCGACCTAACCGCAGAACAAGCGGCGCAGCGTCTGCGTGACCTAAGCGATGTGCATTACAAAGAGCAATAACGCCTCAAAGTAGATTGATAACGAATAACGGGATAGCGCGACTTTACAGATAGAAAGTTAGGCTCAACGCGCTATCCCAATACCAAATTTATAATTTAAGAGAACGTCCCTATGTCTGATCTAATCCAAAATGTGAAAACCTCTTTTGAACAAGTGCTGGGTTACGCGCCAAGCCACATTATTCAAGCGCCTGGTCGTGTGAACCTCATTGGTGAGCACACTGATTACAACGACGGTTTTGTACTGCCATGTGCGATCAACTACCAAACCGTTGTGGCGGCAGCGAAGCGTGAAGACAACCTAGTGCGCGTGGTTTCTGTGGATTACGGCAACGCCGTTGATGAGTTCGACATCACGCAAGAAATCACATTCCAGCAAGACAAAATGTGGGCGAACTACATTCGCGGTGTGGTGAAGTGTCTTCTTGCTCGCGGCTACCAATTCTCTGGTGCGGATATTTCTGTTAGCGGTAACGTGCCTCAAGGTGCGGGTTTAAGCTCGTCTGCAGCGTTGGAAGTTGTGATTGGTCAAACGTTCAAAGTGCTGTTCAATCTAGAAATCAGCCAAGCGGAAATCGCGCTAAATGGTCAGCAAGCAGAGAACGAATTCGTCGGTTGTAACTGCGGCATCATGGATCAAATGATTTCGGCAGAAGGTCGTGAAAACCATGCCATGCTGTTGGACTGTCGTAGCCTAGAAACCGAAGCGGTATCAATGCCTGAAGACATGGCCGTGGTGATCATCAACTCGAACAAAAAACGTGGCTTGGTAGACAGTGAATACAATACACGTCGTGAGCAGTGTGAAGAAGCGGCGCGCATTTTCGGTGTGAAAGCACTGCGTGACGTGACCATTGAACAGTTCAACGAGAAAGTATCTGAACTTGATGAGCTAGTAGCAAAACGTGCTCGTCACGTAATCACAGAAAACGACCGCACGGTAGAAGCAGCGCAAGCACTTCGCGCGCACGATATGAAGCTTATGGGTGAACTGATGGCTGAGTCTCATGCGTCCATGCGTGATGATTTCGAAATCACAGTCAAAGAAATCGATACGTTAGTTGAGATGGTGAAAGAGGTGATTGGCGAGCAAGGCGGCGTGCGCATGACGGGTGGCGGCTTTGGTGGTTGTATCGTTGCAATTGTACCGCCAGCATTGGTTGACGAAGTGAAAGCAACGGTAGAAGCGAAGTATCAAGCAGCAACGGGTCTAAAAGAATCCATCTACGTGTGCCAAGCGAAAAACGGCGCTGGTTTAGTCGAAGTACTTTAAGTGCAAAATTGCTTTAAGTTCAAAGTGCTTTAAGACGCAGTAGGAGCGAGAGATGACTGAGCCATTAGCTATCACCATGACACAGCAGGCCGCCTTTGATGGCGCGCCTGCCAACGTGGTCGAACTGAAAAATAACACAGGCATGAGCGTTACCTTTATGGATATTGGCGCGACATGGCTGAGTTGTCGTTTACCTTTGGCGTGCGGGGAGTTGCGAGAAGTGCTTCTCGGAGTGGGGACTATGAGGAGTTTCATAGAGCAACCGTGTTACATGGGAGTAACGGTTGGTCGCTATGCAAACCGCATCGCCAATGGTCTTTTTGAAGTGAATGGTGAAGTCTTTCAGGTTTCAACTAACCAAGCGGAAAATAGTCTACACGGTGGAAAAGAGGGCTTCGATAAGCGCCGTTGGAAGATTGAATATCAGTCCGAACAACAAGTGACTTTTGCTTTGTTGTCTGAAGATGGCGACCAAGGCTTCCCAGGGAACCTTCAAGTGCAAGTGACGTACACACTGACTGACGATAATCACGTCAGCATTGCGTATTTCGCTAAAACAGACAAAGCAACGCCGGTGAATCTGACTAACCATGCTTACTTTAATTTGTTAGGCGCAGAAGCAGACTTAGACTGTCGCTCTCATCGCTTGAAGATCGACGCAAGTCAATACTTACCAACCACTGACGTTGGCATTCCGCTTGGTGAATTACAAGATGTAAAAGGCACTGGATTTGACTTTAGAAGTAACAAATCAGTTTCAGAGCACTTCTTACAAGATGAACAGCAGATTGCCGCCAAAGGGTATGACCACAGTTACTTGTTTGATGCTCATCGTGATGTTTCAAAACCGATCGCGCTGGTGGTTTCTCCTGATGAAAAAGTGCACCTTTCGGTGGTGACAAACAAGCCTGCGATGCAATTGTACACGGGCAACTGGTTAGCTGGCGCACCAAATCGCCGTGGCGGTGAATATAACGATTACGCGGGTCTGGCGTTAGAAACGCAGTTTTTACCAGATTCGCCAAACCATGCTGAGTGGGCGCAGCCAAGCTGTATTCTTGAGCCTGAACAAGAGTACCGTTTCTGCACCACTTATCAATTTGCTTTATAAGTAAATAGTGTGATTTTTGAGCTTTTGGGTTGTGGTAGGCTTTTAGCTTGCGGTAGGTCAAATGCTCACCAGTTGGGATAAAGTAAAAGCTCTGTCACTTTGGTGGCAGAGCTTTTTCTTTATGGTCTGTCAGGGCTTTTGATTAGAACAATACCTTAATGACGATCCACCGAGTTACGACGAACCAAAGTCGGACTAAAGATGATAGTGTCATCTTCCACTTGTTCATCACGTGATAACGCCAAGGCCAAACGCGCGGCTCGTTCTGCCATCATTTCGATAGGGTAACGAATTGTGGTCAAACTTGGATTCACGAAGCGAGCGATTAAGCCGTCATCAAAGCCAACCATGGACACTTTTTCCGGCACGTCGATGCCGTTTTGATCTAACGCCGCCAGAGCCCCCGCCGCCATGTAATCATTGTAAGCGACTACCCCGGTTATCGGCAGTGATTTGGTCAGTAGATTGGTCATTGCTGTTTCGCCACCATCACTGTTTGGTTCTCCATATTCGACATAACTTTTTGATTGCGAGATATCGTGATCTTTCAGTGCCGCTTGGTAGCCTTGCAAACGCTCATCGGTATCTTCAATGTCATGTGATGACGCGATACAAGCAATCTTGCTATGCCCATGACGGATCAAATACTCGGTCGCTAAATAGGCCCCCTTGCGGTTATCGAGAGAGATACAACGCTCCGCAAGTTCTGGAATGTTTCGGTTGATGAGCACCATACCTTTCACTTCTTTGGCGTAGCCGATGAGCTCCTCATCAGACAAGCCTTTAGAGTGAATAACAATCGCTTCACAGCGACTGTTGATCAAAAGTTCCAACGCTTGGCGCTCATCTTCTGGGTTGTGGTAGCCATTACCGATCAAAATATGCTTACCGTTCTCTCGAGCCACGTTGTCAACGGACTTCACCAAAGTGCCGAAGAACGGATCGGAGACATCACCGACAAGTACGCCCATCGTATTGGTACTTTGGTTAACTAGCGCACGTGCTGCGGCATTAGGACGGTAGCCCAGTTTGCTCATTGCTTGCGTCACTGCATCGATAGAAGATCGGCTTGCTTTCGGTGATTTATTGATCACGCGAGAGACGGTCGCGACCGATACACCAGCTTCTTTCGCGACATCCTTGATTGTTGCCATGAGGGACCTTTCGTAGGCTAAAAGTATTGACCAGAGTATTAAACACCTATTGTGTAATAAGTGCAATTTGATGTGTAATTTTGTTTTCTATAGCTGGTGGTTAATACTTGTAATTATTAGCTTTATTTTAATGTAAACGTTATCTCTTTATGGCTTTTATTTGTAACGTTGTTTTGATTCTAACGCTATGAATACAGAACAATAAATTTGTCTATCAGTTCATAATGGTGATCCTGTACGCCAGCAAGATTGCCGTATTTAGGCTGGTGGCGATCATTCTCTTTTGTGTGATGCCAACCAACAGTGTGGCGAACGAAGTGCTCTGCAAAGGCATGAGAAACATCTAAGCACCCAGCCATCACGGTATCGACGTAACTTTGCATGATTGGGCTAAGTGAGCAGGGTGGTTGTGGATCGTTTTTTACATAAACCCAGATAGGAAGATCAGAATCAAATGCGATGCTGGCGTCTATCTGTTCCGGACGTATTTGAATACGATGGTAACCACGCTCACGACGGTCAAATTCAGCCAGTGCTTCATCATTGACCTCAAGTAGCACGCCATTGACTTGCCCGTCACCTTCATTGACCACCAAAGGTGACAAAATATAGCTATCGTCGATTTTACCCCAGTAGCGCACCAGACCATGAGCGATGACGGGAATGGCTTCACCAGTTTGCCCGGTTAATTGGCGAGAGGCAGAGTTTATTAAGCTGCCATAGCCGAAAATATACATCTCATTGTTTCCTATGTTTCGACGAATCTGATGCATTCAGTTATACCCAAAACCAATTTACCCGGCAACTTTACTCACCCGCCCATTTGGAAAAGAATGAATGATGAGCTCTACTTCTAAAGGATAGTTCATCCTATAACATGTATTTTTCATGCATGTTTATGATAAGATCGCTGACGTTGAATTTTTAGACAGTGCTTAATAGGTACGAAAGGGCATCACAATGCTGAATATTACTGATAAAAAAGTGGAAGAAAAAATCCCTGCATGGCTGCGATTAGGGTTTAGGCCATTTTTCTTATTTGGTTCGATTTACGCCATTGTCGCGATTACGCTATGGGTATGGATGTTTCAAACTGGTCAACCCAGTTTACTGAGGGTGCCTGCATTATGGTGGCATGTGCACGAAATGCTATTTGGTTTCTCGATGGCGATCGTCGTTGGCTTTGTTCTCACTGCGGTTCAGAACTGGACGGGGATCAATGGCACCAAACATTACACGTTGCTTGCCCTATTTTTGCTTTGGCTTATACCAAGAGTCTTGCTTTGGACGCCAGCACCATTGTGGTTAATAAGTAGTATTGAAGCGCTATTTTTATTGTTTGTCGCTTACGAAGTGGGCATTCGTGTCTACCGTTCGAAAGGCTGGCGAAACTTGTTTTTTGTGCCGTTATTCTTGCTCGCGATCTTTGCTAATTTTGCAAGTTATGCCACGGTGAAAGGCATGCCACCTTTTACATCTTCAGCAGTGTGGCAAGCCATGCTTTGGTGGTTCACTTTACTGTTATCTGTGATGGGGGGGCGAGTCATTCCGTTCTTCACAGCTCGCCGTTTTGATTTTGAAAAAGCTCAGCCTTTGGCATGGTTAGATTGGATGGCCAATTTACCACTGGTTATGCTCTTCGTTTTGAGCTTTTTCCCTATGACATTCGCTGAACTAGGTCAGCCTCTGATGTTATTTGCTGGAATTGCTCAATGGGTTCGATTCTTACGTTGGAAGCCTTGGCTAACATTAAAAGAGCCTTTAGTGTGGTCTTTGCATGCTGCGTATGCGTGTTTGCCACTCAGCTTAATATTGCGAGGTGGGTGGGATAATGCATTTGCGAGTCATAACTTAATCCATTTGTTTGCAATTGGGGCATTAGGTGGGTTGATTCTAGCAATGATTACTCGCGTTACTATGGGGCATACAGGGCGTATGATTTATAAAGGTCCAAATATGAGCATAGCGTTTGTTGCGATCATTGCCGCCGCGTTGACTCGTAGTTTAGGTGTGATTTTTAACCCATCCAATATGTTGCTTTGGATTGATATCAGTGGCGGATTATGGATTCTTGCTTTTGGTATGTTTGTGTGGCGATTCGGCGTTATGCTGATTACTCCACGTGTGGATGGGCATCCTGGTTAATGCGCAAAGCAAAAGGGCTTGGATAATACCAAGCCCTTGAGAGGTTAAATATTCCCTTCACTAAAATCTTTTTGGAAGTAGAGCACTTTTTGTAGATAGCGCCTTGCTTCTCCTTTCGGATGCTGTGTTGTTAGCGCATCATAAACTTGAGTGGGATTGAGGCTGTTTAGCTCATTCATCGCGCGTTTTCGATCGCTATCAAAAGTGGATAGCACACCACCTGTCCCGCCGTTATAAGCAGAAATCATACTAAAGTGTTTAGATGTTGGATGCTTAACGTCTTTCAAGTAACGATTTTTCAATATGTAGAAATACGCAGCCCCCGTATCAATGTTATTTGCTGGATCAAACAAATACTCTTTGGTCGGGATGCCTGGTTTGTTCTTTACTAAGTTGAACACGTCTGCGCCGGCTGTCTTTGGGATAACCTGCATCAAACCGTACGCTCCAGCGTGAGAAACGGCGTAAGGGTTAAAACTGCTTTCCGTTTTGATGACGGCGAAAATCAGATCTTCTGGCAAACCATAGCGTTTTGCTGCATCACGAACTAAACCAGCATATTGATACTCACGTTGTTCTAGATGGTCTTTGACCATAGTGATTTCCACGTAGTAAGCATGGCCTCGTTGGATGGTTTTCTTTTGCAATTTATTGTCGATGAGGTAATCCGCATAACGGTTTGCGCGCCATTCCCATTCAATCGGCTTTCCATCATGGTCCAACACTTGTCCTAGCAAAAAAGGCTTGCCGCGTAACACCGCATCTTTGTCGCTAAACAGTTCCGCGTGAGCAGGATCGGCTGGCATTAATAAGGTTTGGACGATGGCATGTTGCAATTTCTCTGTCGGCTGATATTGGGAAATCGTGGAGACGTAAATTTTACCGGCTTCGAAATCGATATGCGCGCGAGTATTGTAGCCATCGAGGTATTTAACGTATCGATGCTTACCAGCTTCAACAAACTCATCTTCCCCCCAGCGATCTTTTGCTTTATCAGCGATGTAAGCTAATAACTGCTCAATATTATCGGCATCGGAAGTGCTTGGTGGTTTGACGTATGGTGGGACGTAATCATTACAAGAACACGGTGGTGTTGGTTCTTCTGGAGCAAGAGAACATCCGCCTAACAAAGGAGGTTAAGTAACAGAGATTTCTTCATCGGGTACCGATTTATTTTGAGGTGATGGGCAAATGCCAACTGAAGAAAATAATAAGTAAGACTGCTAATTGCCTGAAATCAAAACTTTTTGTTATCTCGATAGAAGATGCTTATATTTGAGAAATTGCTCGTGTTACAGAGCTAGCCTGCGAGTGGCAGACCTGATCCTTTTATCTCATGGTTAGGCGTGTAGTGTGGTAATGCCGCATCTCACTATTTAACCGTCAAAACACTTAACTTAACCGTTAAAACACTTAACCTCCTAACCAACTTGAGAGAGATTTACGACTTTCTGCTGCCATCTCGTCTTGAGATAATCGGCTAATGCGTGTTTTTCGTCATCGCTCAGGTAGAGACCCAACTTAGTGCGACGCCACAAGATATCTTCATCGGTGAGCGCCATTTCATGGTCCATCAAGTAATCAATCTCACGTTGATATACCCCATGAGCTTGTTTAGAAAAGCAACATCCCAGATCTTCTTCGCTGGCTGCCTCGGCTAATATCTGCCAGGTCTGAGTACCAAACTGAGTGACGTAGCGCAGCAGTAAAGATTCTGAGACCCATGGGTAGTGAGCATGAATTTGTTTTGCCAATTGTTCTCGACTGCAGCTGAAATTTCCTCCTGGGAGAGATTGGTTCGCGGTCCAATCTTTCCCCATACTTGGAAAATAGGGTGCCAATTTATTCAAGGCAGCTTCACCGAGCTTTCGGTAGGTCGTGAGCTTACCGCCAAAGACCGACAGCAGAGGGGCGTGGTCATCATCGGCATCAAGCTCTAACGTATAGTCGCGTGTAACCGCTTGTGGAGAGTCTGATTCGTCATCACACAATGGGCGCACACCACTGTAATGCCAGACCACATCATCTCGATTCAACTGGTGGACAAAATGCTGGTTAACAATATCGAGCAGATAATCAGTTTCATCATCAGTAATCGTGACATCGCTTGGGTTGCCTTGGTACTCCACATCGGTTGTGCCAATGATGGAAAACTTATCCAGATAGGGAATCATGAATACGATTCGATGGTCTTGGTTCTGGAGAATATAGGCTTGAGGCTCATCATGGATACGAGGAACC
Protein-coding regions in this window:
- the galK gene encoding galactokinase: MSDLIQNVKTSFEQVLGYAPSHIIQAPGRVNLIGEHTDYNDGFVLPCAINYQTVVAAAKREDNLVRVVSVDYGNAVDEFDITQEITFQQDKMWANYIRGVVKCLLARGYQFSGADISVSGNVPQGAGLSSSAALEVVIGQTFKVLFNLEISQAEIALNGQQAENEFVGCNCGIMDQMISAEGRENHAMLLDCRSLETEAVSMPEDMAVVIINSNKKRGLVDSEYNTRREQCEEAARIFGVKALRDVTIEQFNEKVSELDELVAKRARHVITENDRTVEAAQALRAHDMKLMGELMAESHASMRDDFEITVKEIDTLVEMVKEVIGEQGGVRMTGGGFGGCIVAIVPPALVDEVKATVEAKYQAATGLKESIYVCQAKNGAGLVEVL
- the galM gene encoding galactose-1-epimerase, producing MTEPLAITMTQQAAFDGAPANVVELKNNTGMSVTFMDIGATWLSCRLPLACGELREVLLGVGTMRSFIEQPCYMGVTVGRYANRIANGLFEVNGEVFQVSTNQAENSLHGGKEGFDKRRWKIEYQSEQQVTFALLSEDGDQGFPGNLQVQVTYTLTDDNHVSIAYFAKTDKATPVNLTNHAYFNLLGAEADLDCRSHRLKIDASQYLPTTDVGIPLGELQDVKGTGFDFRSNKSVSEHFLQDEQQIAAKGYDHSYLFDAHRDVSKPIALVVSPDEKVHLSVVTNKPAMQLYTGNWLAGAPNRRGGEYNDYAGLALETQFLPDSPNHAEWAQPSCILEPEQEYRFCTTYQFAL
- a CDS encoding substrate-binding domain-containing protein, whose protein sequence is MATIKDVAKEAGVSVATVSRVINKSPKASRSSIDAVTQAMSKLGYRPNAAARALVNQSTNTMGVLVGDVSDPFFGTLVKSVDNVARENGKHILIGNGYHNPEDERQALELLINSRCEAIVIHSKGLSDEELIGYAKEVKGMVLINRNIPELAERCISLDNRKGAYLATEYLIRHGHSKIACIASSHDIEDTDERLQGYQAALKDHDISQSKSYVEYGEPNSDGGETAMTNLLTKSLPITGVVAYNDYMAAGALAALDQNGIDVPEKVSMVGFDDGLIARFVNPSLTTIRYPIEMMAERAARLALALSRDEQVEDDTIIFSPTLVRRNSVDRH
- a CDS encoding gamma-glutamylcyclotransferase family protein, producing MYIFGYGSLINSASRQLTGQTGEAIPVIAHGLVRYWGKIDDSYILSPLVVNEGDGQVNGVLLEVNDEALAEFDRRERGYHRIQIRPEQIDASIAFDSDLPIWVYVKNDPQPPCSLSPIMQSYVDTVMAGCLDVSHAFAEHFVRHTVGWHHTKENDRHQPKYGNLAGVQDHHYELIDKFIVLYS
- a CDS encoding NnrS family protein, translated to MLNITDKKVEEKIPAWLRLGFRPFFLFGSIYAIVAITLWVWMFQTGQPSLLRVPALWWHVHEMLFGFSMAIVVGFVLTAVQNWTGINGTKHYTLLALFLLWLIPRVLLWTPAPLWLISSIEALFLLFVAYEVGIRVYRSKGWRNLFFVPLFLLAIFANFASYATVKGMPPFTSSAVWQAMLWWFTLLLSVMGGRVIPFFTARRFDFEKAQPLAWLDWMANLPLVMLFVLSFFPMTFAELGQPLMLFAGIAQWVRFLRWKPWLTLKEPLVWSLHAAYACLPLSLILRGGWDNAFASHNLIHLFAIGALGGLILAMITRVTMGHTGRMIYKGPNMSIAFVAIIAAALTRSLGVIFNPSNMLLWIDISGGLWILAFGMFVWRFGVMLITPRVDGHPG
- the mltC gene encoding membrane-bound lytic murein transglycosylase MltC, producing the protein MLGGCSLAPEEPTPPCSCNDYVPPYVKPPSTSDADNIEQLLAYIADKAKDRWGEDEFVEAGKHRYVKYLDGYNTRAHIDFEAGKIYVSTISQYQPTEKLQHAIVQTLLMPADPAHAELFSDKDAVLRGKPFLLGQVLDHDGKPIEWEWRANRYADYLIDNKLQKKTIQRGHAYYVEITMVKDHLEQREYQYAGLVRDAAKRYGLPEDLIFAVIKTESSFNPYAVSHAGAYGLMQVIPKTAGADVFNLVKNKPGIPTKEYLFDPANNIDTGAAYFYILKNRYLKDVKHPTSKHFSMISAYNGGTGGVLSTFDSDRKRAMNELNSLNPTQVYDALTTQHPKGEARRYLQKVLYFQKDFSEGNI
- the glpD gene encoding glycerol-3-phosphate dehydrogenase, with translation MHLNDRVFDLIVIGGGINGAGIAADAAGRGLSVGLFEANDFSSATSSASSKLIHGGLRYLEHYEFRLVSEALAEREVLLRKAPHVAWPMRFRLPHRPFLRPAWMIRCGLFLYDNLSRRTTLPASKTVNLAQSGLLKPEMKIGFEYSDCWVDDARLVLLNVLSAKEHHAEVRNYCRVEKAQRVNGGWHVTVHDEMNNQRFECKAKALVNAAGPWVKQFFDDGLAQQSPRNIRLIKGSHIVVPRIHDEPQAYILQNQDHRIVFMIPYLDKFSIIGTTDVEYQGNPSDVTITDDETDYLLDIVNQHFVHQLNRDDVVWHYSGVRPLCDDESDSPQAVTRDYTLELDADDDHAPLLSVFGGKLTTYRKLGEAALNKLAPYFPSMGKDWTANQSLPGGNFSCSREQLAKQIHAHYPWVSESLLLRYVTQFGTQTWQILAEAASEEDLGCCFSKQAHGVYQREIDYLMDHEMALTDEDILWRRTKLGLYLSDDEKHALADYLKTRWQQKVVNLSQVG